The following are encoded together in the Bacillus cereus group sp. RP43 genome:
- a CDS encoding YycC family protein has product MRPLQISPDTAVRLSKALGVPLEQLMHMPQHILIQKLVELEKQNKDEE; this is encoded by the coding sequence ATGAGACCATTACAAATTTCTCCAGACACTGCAGTCCGCCTATCAAAAGCGTTAGGTGTTCCACTTGAACAACTTATGCATATGCCACAGCATATTTTAATCCAAAAGTTAGTTGAATTAGAAAAACAAAATAAAGACGAAGAATAA
- a CDS encoding glycerophosphodiester phosphodiesterase, which produces MTLIFAHRGAAGTYPENTMISFEAAEAFGADGIELDVQFTKDGKVVVIHDETVDRTTNGKGAVRNYLYEDLCKLDASYKFSEKVGFCKIPLLEEVLEWLAKTKLLLNIELKNNKIPYRGLEEEVITLVRKFSLEDRIVFSSFNHYSMKRCHMMAPDIQTAILYREGLHSPWAYAKKMGATAVHPNYRYLQDAIAELTMESGVEVRPYTINEETLMRKYFDMNISAIITDYPETARTLLPIKNET; this is translated from the coding sequence ATGACTCTTATATTTGCACATCGTGGTGCGGCGGGAACGTATCCGGAAAATACAATGATTTCATTTGAAGCGGCGGAGGCTTTCGGGGCAGACGGAATTGAGCTCGATGTTCAATTCACGAAAGATGGAAAAGTTGTCGTTATTCATGATGAAACGGTGGATCGGACAACAAATGGAAAAGGTGCGGTTCGAAATTATTTATATGAGGATTTATGTAAGTTGGATGCGAGTTATAAATTTAGTGAAAAAGTAGGTTTTTGTAAAATTCCTCTTTTAGAAGAAGTACTGGAATGGCTCGCAAAAACGAAATTGCTACTCAATATTGAACTGAAAAATAATAAAATCCCATACAGAGGTTTAGAAGAAGAGGTTATAACACTTGTACGTAAGTTTAGTTTAGAGGATCGGATTGTATTTTCTTCGTTTAATCACTACAGTATGAAGCGATGTCATATGATGGCTCCTGATATTCAAACAGCTATTTTGTATCGTGAAGGTTTGCATAGCCCGTGGGCATATGCAAAAAAGATGGGTGCTACTGCAGTGCATCCAAATTATCGTTATCTTCAAGATGCCATCGCTGAATTAACGATGGAAAGTGGTGTAGAGGTTCGTCCTTACACGATAAATGAAGAAACGCTTATGCGTAAATATTTTGATATGAACATATCGGCGATTATTACTGATTATCCTGAAACAGCAAGAACTTTATTACCCATAAAAAATGAGACCTAA
- a CDS encoding DUF2627 domain-containing protein: MQRYLALLLALIPISLAVLGIKLMRDTVFGILFSPIPILWLQFLIGALCFALGFYIFGGFVLHRDRKRNKVQARFRR, encoded by the coding sequence ATGCAGCGTTATCTCGCTCTATTATTAGCACTCATCCCGATTTCATTAGCCGTGCTTGGTATTAAACTAATGAGAGATACTGTATTTGGGATTTTATTCTCCCCAATCCCTATATTATGGTTACAATTTTTAATCGGTGCTCTTTGCTTTGCACTCGGGTTTTATATTTTCGGTGGCTTCGTCTTACACAGAGATCGTAAGAGAAATAAAGTACAAGCCCGCTTCAGAAGATAG
- a CDS encoding sigma-54-dependent Fis family transcriptional regulator — translation MKQKVLIVGAGEGGSTLLSLLQNSNIFQIIGVIDINPIAKGLQIAKEYGVPIGDSVTPFLSMHIDVMFDMTGDYDLHKVLLGSKHKDTLLIPGDIAKIVTRLAHEKESLIGKLEEQTQQGDLILNSTHDGMIVIDQEGQVRLFNKSAERIIGYKKEEAIGKYILEVIPTSKLLRIIRTKKIEVNHELTLENEKKIITTRIPILKEDGEVQGAFAIFKDITEVVDLAEEVTDLKEIQTLLEAIINSSEEAISVVDEKGRGLVINPAYTKLTGLTEEDIIGKPATTDIVEGESMHMKVLRTRRAVRGIHMKIGQKKRDVIVNVAPVIVDGILKGSVGVIRDVSEIQKLTNELNRARQIIRTLEAKYSFDDIVGDSDETTAAIEQAKLGANTPATVLLRGESGTGKELFAHAIHNGSNRKYNKFVRVNCAAISETLLESELFGYEEGAFSGAKRGGKRGFFEEANNGSIFLDEIGELSANTQAKLLRVLQEKEIVKVGGTKAIPINVRVIAATHVNLEKAILEGKFREDLYYRLNKIPIQIPSLRQRKGDIPAIAERLIQKINQDYGRNVEGLTDSAISYLQSYEWPGNVRELENILGRAIIFMNYNEIYIDVHHLPPLHKEEQVETKQNNLLPELEEKALEHLVTEFEGNIIREYLEKFEGNKTKTAKALGISVRNLYYKIEKYDCAKNSMQ, via the coding sequence ATGAAACAAAAGGTGTTAATTGTTGGAGCGGGTGAAGGTGGAAGTACACTGCTGAGTCTGTTACAAAATTCGAATATATTTCAAATTATAGGAGTTATTGATATTAATCCAATTGCGAAAGGATTACAAATCGCGAAGGAATATGGGGTTCCGATTGGTGATAGTGTAACTCCGTTTCTTTCTATGCATATTGATGTAATGTTTGATATGACAGGTGATTATGATTTACATAAAGTTTTATTGGGAAGCAAGCATAAAGACACCCTTCTTATACCAGGGGATATTGCGAAAATTGTTACGAGACTAGCGCATGAGAAGGAAAGCTTAATTGGGAAGCTAGAAGAACAGACGCAACAAGGTGATTTAATTTTAAATTCTACGCACGACGGTATGATTGTTATAGATCAAGAGGGACAAGTTCGTCTGTTTAATAAAAGTGCAGAGCGTATTATCGGATATAAGAAAGAAGAGGCGATAGGAAAATATATTTTAGAAGTTATTCCAACAAGTAAGTTGCTTCGTATTATACGCACGAAAAAAATAGAAGTGAATCATGAACTGACGTTAGAGAATGAAAAAAAGATTATTACAACGCGTATCCCGATATTAAAAGAAGATGGAGAAGTTCAAGGCGCATTTGCGATTTTTAAAGATATTACAGAAGTTGTAGATTTGGCGGAAGAAGTTACAGATTTAAAAGAAATTCAAACGCTACTTGAGGCGATTATTAACTCATCTGAGGAAGCGATTTCGGTTGTTGATGAGAAAGGAAGAGGATTGGTTATAAACCCTGCTTATACGAAGTTAACGGGTTTAACCGAAGAGGATATTATAGGAAAGCCAGCTACAACTGATATTGTAGAAGGTGAAAGTATGCATATGAAAGTACTTCGGACGCGCCGAGCGGTACGAGGAATACATATGAAGATTGGGCAAAAGAAGCGGGATGTAATTGTAAATGTAGCACCGGTTATTGTTGATGGAATATTGAAAGGAAGCGTCGGGGTAATTCGCGATGTATCAGAAATTCAAAAGTTAACAAATGAATTGAATAGGGCAAGACAAATTATTCGAACGTTAGAGGCGAAATATTCATTTGATGATATTGTTGGCGATTCAGATGAAACGACGGCAGCTATTGAACAAGCAAAACTTGGAGCGAATACACCAGCAACAGTATTACTTAGAGGGGAATCTGGTACAGGGAAAGAGTTATTTGCACATGCTATTCATAACGGTAGTAACCGAAAATACAATAAGTTCGTACGAGTAAACTGTGCTGCAATTTCTGAGACCTTATTAGAAAGTGAATTATTCGGTTATGAGGAAGGTGCGTTTTCTGGAGCGAAAAGAGGCGGGAAGCGAGGATTCTTTGAAGAAGCGAATAATGGAAGTATTTTTTTAGATGAAATCGGAGAGTTATCTGCAAATACGCAAGCGAAGCTTCTTCGTGTACTACAAGAAAAAGAAATTGTGAAAGTAGGAGGAACGAAAGCGATACCTATTAATGTTCGAGTGATCGCTGCGACGCATGTGAATTTAGAAAAAGCTATTTTAGAAGGAAAGTTCAGAGAGGACTTATATTATCGTTTAAATAAAATTCCGATTCAAATTCCTTCCCTTCGTCAGCGTAAAGGAGACATACCAGCGATTGCAGAAAGGTTAATTCAAAAAATTAATCAAGATTATGGTCGTAATGTAGAAGGACTCACCGATTCCGCCATTTCGTATTTACAATCATATGAATGGCCGGGAAATGTTAGGGAACTTGAAAATATTTTAGGACGAGCTATTATCTTTATGAATTATAACGAGATATATATTGACGTACATCATTTACCGCCTTTACATAAAGAAGAACAAGTAGAGACGAAACAAAATAATTTATTACCTGAATTAGAAGAGAAGGCCCTTGAACACCTAGTGACAGAATTTGAGGGGAATATTATCCGTGAATATTTAGAGAAATTTGAGGGGAACAAAACGAAGACTGCAAAAGCGTTAGGAATTTCAGTTCGAAACTTATATTACAAGATAGAAAAGTACGACTGTGCAAAAAATAGCATGCAATAA
- the yqiS gene encoding phosphate butyryltransferase: MKLEHLIDQAAGQPKKTVAVAVAEDHEVIEAVAKAIKLQLAQFRLYGNQEKIIGMLQEHGLQTSEHIEVIAAASSAEAAELSVKSVRNGEADVLMKGNIPTANILKAVLNKEWGLRKGSVLSHVAAFEVPNYDRLIFVTDAAMNIAPDVTQKAAIIQNTVEVARAIGIDLPKVAPIAAVEVVNPAMQATIDAAMLTQMNRRGQIKNCVVDGPLALDNAVSQIAAEHKGIVSDVAGKADILLVPTIEAGNVLYKSLVYFANAKVGAMIAGAKAPIVLTSRADSAETKVYSLALAVATASK, from the coding sequence ATGAAGTTAGAACACTTAATTGATCAAGCAGCAGGACAGCCTAAAAAAACTGTGGCTGTAGCAGTAGCTGAAGATCATGAAGTAATTGAAGCTGTAGCGAAAGCAATTAAGTTACAGCTAGCTCAATTTCGTCTATATGGAAATCAAGAGAAAATAATAGGGATGCTACAAGAGCATGGGTTACAAACTTCAGAACACATTGAAGTGATTGCAGCAGCGTCAAGTGCTGAGGCTGCAGAACTTTCTGTTAAATCCGTAAGAAATGGCGAAGCAGATGTGCTAATGAAGGGGAACATCCCAACAGCAAATATTTTGAAAGCTGTATTAAATAAAGAGTGGGGACTTCGTAAGGGCAGCGTACTTTCACACGTTGCAGCGTTTGAAGTTCCAAATTACGATCGTCTTATTTTTGTTACAGATGCAGCGATGAACATTGCACCTGATGTAACACAAAAAGCTGCTATTATACAAAATACTGTAGAAGTTGCCCGAGCAATAGGAATTGATTTGCCGAAGGTAGCGCCAATTGCAGCGGTAGAGGTTGTTAATCCTGCGATGCAAGCGACAATTGATGCAGCGATGTTAACTCAAATGAATCGCCGCGGACAAATTAAAAATTGTGTCGTTGATGGACCACTTGCTTTAGATAATGCAGTATCACAAATTGCAGCAGAACATAAAGGCATAGTAAGTGATGTTGCAGGTAAGGCAGACATTTTACTCGTCCCAACGATTGAAGCTGGAAATGTGCTATATAAATCACTCGTCTATTTTGCAAATGCAAAGGTAGGAGCGATGATTGCTGGCGCTAAAGCACCGATTGTTTTAACATCTCGTGCTGATTCAGCAGAAACAAAAGTATATTCATTAGCATTGGCAGTTGCGACTGCTTCAAAATAA
- a CDS encoding leucine dehydrogenase, whose translation MTLEIFEYLEKYDYEQVVFCQDKESGLKAIIAIHDTTLGPALGGTRMWTYDSEEAAIEDALRLAKGMTYKNAAAGLNLGGAKTVIIGDPRKDKSEAMFRALGRYIQGLNGRYITAEDVGTTVDDMDIIHEETDFVTGISPSFGSSGNPSPVTAYGVYRGMKAAAKEAFGTDNLEGKVISIQGVGNVAYHLCKHLHAEGAKLIVTDINKEAVQRAVEEFGATAVEPNEIYGVECDIYAPCALGATVNDETIPQLKAKVIAGSANNQLKEDRHGDIIHEMGIVYAPDYVINAGGVINVADELYGYNRERALKRVESIYDTIAKVIEISKRDGIATYVAADRLAEERIASLKNSRSTYLRNGHDIISRR comes from the coding sequence ATGACATTAGAAATCTTCGAATACTTAGAGAAATATGATTATGAGCAAGTGGTATTTTGTCAAGATAAAGAATCTGGTTTAAAAGCAATCATTGCAATCCATGATACAACACTTGGACCAGCTCTTGGTGGAACAAGAATGTGGACATATGATTCTGAAGAAGCGGCGATTGAAGATGCATTGCGTCTTGCAAAAGGGATGACATACAAAAATGCAGCAGCTGGTTTAAACTTAGGTGGTGCAAAAACAGTAATTATCGGTGATCCACGTAAAGATAAAAGCGAAGCGATGTTCCGTGCATTAGGACGCTACATTCAAGGACTAAACGGACGTTACATTACAGCTGAAGATGTTGGTACAACAGTAGATGATATGGATATTATCCACGAAGAAACTGACTTTGTAACAGGTATTTCACCTTCATTCGGTTCTTCTGGTAACCCATCTCCAGTAACTGCATACGGTGTTTACCGTGGTATGAAAGCAGCTGCAAAAGAAGCGTTCGGTACAGATAATCTAGAAGGAAAAGTAATTTCTATTCAAGGCGTTGGTAACGTAGCATATCACCTATGCAAACATTTACACGCTGAAGGAGCAAAATTAATCGTTACAGATATTAATAAAGAAGCTGTACAACGTGCAGTAGAAGAATTCGGTGCAACAGCAGTTGAGCCAAATGAAATTTACGGTGTTGAATGTGATATTTACGCACCATGTGCATTAGGCGCAACAGTTAATGACGAAACTATTCCACAACTTAAAGCAAAAGTAATCGCAGGTTCTGCAAATAACCAATTAAAAGAAGATCGTCACGGTGACATTATTCATGAAATGGGTATTGTATACGCACCAGATTATGTTATTAATGCAGGTGGCGTAATTAACGTAGCAGACGAGTTATATGGATACAATAGAGAACGTGCACTAAAACGTGTTGAGTCTATCTATGACACAATTGCAAAAGTAATCGAAATTTCAAAACGTGATGGTATAGCAACTTATGTAGCAGCAGATCGTCTAGCTGAAGAGCGCATTGCAAGTTTGAAAAACTCTCGTAGCACATACTTACGCAACGGTCACGACATTATTAGCCGTCGCTAA
- the buk gene encoding butyrate kinase: MSVNRILVINPGSTSTKIGVFDNERPVLEETIRHDVEQIGKYKRIIDQYEFRKETILEVLHSHGINISKLNAVCGRGGLLRPIEGGTYTVNDAMLEDLKNGFSGHHASNLGGILAYEIASGLNIPAFIVDPVVVDEMEPIARISGIAGMERKSIFHALNQKAVARKVADQLNHKYEDLNLLVTHMGGGITVGAHKKGKVIDVNNGLNGEGPFSPERAGTVPVGQLVEMCFSGEYYRDEMVKQLVGQGGLVSLIGTNDAIKVEQMVEKGDPEATLIYKAMAYQVAKEIGGASAVLHGKIDAIVLTGGLAYSKILVDEIKERVDWIADVIVHPGEDELEALAEGALRVLREEEAPKEYVVREKQTVARG; encoded by the coding sequence TTGTCTGTAAATCGAATTCTTGTTATTAACCCAGGTAGTACATCCACAAAAATTGGTGTTTTTGATAATGAAAGACCTGTTCTAGAAGAAACGATTCGTCATGACGTAGAACAGATTGGAAAATATAAGCGAATTATCGACCAATATGAGTTTCGTAAAGAAACGATTTTAGAAGTTCTACATTCTCACGGTATTAACATTTCAAAATTAAACGCTGTTTGTGGGCGTGGTGGATTACTTCGTCCAATCGAAGGCGGTACGTATACAGTAAACGATGCGATGTTAGAAGATTTGAAAAATGGGTTTAGTGGTCATCACGCTTCAAACCTCGGAGGTATTTTAGCCTATGAAATTGCTTCTGGATTAAATATTCCTGCATTCATTGTGGATCCTGTCGTTGTAGATGAGATGGAACCGATTGCTCGTATAAGTGGTATTGCTGGTATGGAACGCAAAAGTATCTTCCATGCATTAAATCAAAAAGCAGTTGCTCGTAAAGTAGCTGACCAATTAAATCACAAATACGAGGATTTAAATTTATTAGTTACACATATGGGCGGCGGTATTACAGTTGGTGCTCATAAAAAAGGAAAAGTTATCGATGTAAATAATGGTTTAAACGGAGAAGGACCATTTAGCCCAGAGCGTGCTGGTACAGTACCAGTAGGACAGCTAGTTGAAATGTGTTTCTCTGGTGAGTATTACCGAGACGAAATGGTGAAACAGCTTGTCGGACAAGGTGGACTTGTAAGTCTAATCGGTACAAATGATGCAATTAAAGTAGAACAAATGGTTGAAAAAGGTGATCCTGAAGCAACTCTTATTTATAAAGCAATGGCATATCAAGTTGCAAAAGAGATTGGCGGAGCTAGTGCTGTGCTTCACGGGAAAATCGATGCAATCGTATTAACTGGCGGACTTGCATACAGTAAAATTCTTGTCGATGAAATAAAAGAACGAGTGGACTGGATTGCAGATGTTATCGTACATCCAGGAGAAGATGAGTTAGAAGCGTTAGCAGAAGGAGCACTTCGTGTATTACGTGAAGAAGAAGCGCCGAAAGAGTATGTTGTAAGAGAAAAACAAACAGTAGCTAGGGGTTGA
- the lpdA gene encoding dihydrolipoyl dehydrogenase has protein sequence MAREYDLVIVGGGTGGYVAAIRASQLGLKTALVEKENLGGTCLHKGCIPSKALLRSAEVYATAKKSEEFGVIASNVELNFAKVQERKEKIVTQLHKGVQHLMKQGKIDVFEGIGRILGPSIFSPMPGTISVELASGEENEMLIPKNVLVATGSRPNSLPGLELDGEYVMSSDHALKMETLPSSIIIVGGGVIGIEWASMLADFGVEVTVLEYAKTILPLEDQDVSKEMQRLFKKKGIKVVTGAKVLPETLVKDNGVTIQAEHNGENKEFKAEKMLVSVGRQANTQNIGLENTDIVVEKGYIQTNEFYQTKESHIYAIGDVIGGLQLAHVASHEGIVAVEHIAGKEVTPIDYSMVSKCVYSSPEVASVGLTEQEAKEKGYKLKVGKFSFRAIGKALVYGESDGFVKLVVDEETNDILGVHMIGPHVTDMISEAGLARVLDATPWEVAHTIHPHPSLSEAIGEAALAVDGKALHA, from the coding sequence ATGGCAAGAGAATATGATTTAGTCATCGTTGGCGGCGGTACAGGTGGATATGTTGCTGCTATTCGCGCATCACAACTAGGATTAAAAACAGCACTTGTTGAAAAAGAAAATCTTGGTGGTACTTGTTTACACAAAGGATGTATTCCTAGTAAAGCTCTTTTACGTAGTGCAGAAGTATACGCAACTGCTAAAAAAAGCGAAGAGTTCGGAGTTATTGCAAGTAATGTAGAGCTAAACTTTGCAAAAGTACAAGAGCGTAAAGAGAAGATTGTAACGCAGCTCCATAAAGGCGTTCAACATTTAATGAAACAAGGTAAAATTGATGTGTTTGAAGGTATTGGCCGTATTCTTGGCCCATCTATTTTCTCTCCGATGCCAGGGACAATTTCAGTTGAACTTGCAAGTGGAGAAGAGAATGAAATGTTAATTCCAAAAAATGTACTTGTTGCAACGGGTTCTCGTCCAAATTCATTACCAGGTTTAGAGTTAGACGGAGAGTATGTAATGTCTTCAGATCATGCCCTAAAAATGGAAACGCTTCCTAGTTCGATCATTATCGTTGGTGGCGGTGTAATTGGTATTGAGTGGGCATCTATGCTTGCTGACTTCGGTGTAGAAGTTACAGTGTTAGAGTATGCAAAAACGATATTACCACTAGAAGACCAGGACGTTTCAAAAGAAATGCAACGTCTGTTCAAGAAAAAAGGTATTAAAGTGGTGACTGGTGCAAAAGTATTACCAGAAACATTGGTAAAAGATAATGGAGTAACAATTCAAGCTGAACATAACGGTGAGAATAAAGAATTTAAAGCAGAAAAAATGCTTGTATCTGTAGGAAGACAAGCCAATACGCAAAATATTGGTTTAGAGAATACGGATATCGTTGTGGAAAAAGGATACATTCAAACAAATGAGTTTTATCAAACGAAAGAATCTCATATTTACGCAATTGGAGATGTAATCGGTGGCTTACAACTTGCTCACGTTGCTTCTCATGAAGGAATTGTTGCAGTAGAACATATTGCAGGGAAAGAAGTTACACCAATTGATTACTCTATGGTATCAAAATGCGTATATAGCAGTCCAGAAGTTGCTTCTGTTGGTTTAACAGAACAAGAAGCGAAAGAAAAAGGCTATAAGTTAAAAGTAGGTAAGTTCTCATTCCGCGCAATCGGAAAAGCACTTGTATACGGAGAATCAGATGGATTTGTAAAACTTGTAGTTGATGAAGAAACAAATGACATTCTTGGTGTTCATATGATTGGACCACATGTAACAGATATGATTTCTGAAGCTGGTCTTGCAAGAGTACTTGATGCAACACCTTGGGAAGTAGCACATACAATTCATCCGCATCCATCATTATCTGAGGCGATTGGTGAAGCAGCACTAGCTGTAGATGGAAAAGCGTTACACGCATAA
- the bfmBAA gene encoding 3-methyl-2-oxobutanoate dehydrogenase subunit alpha — translation MAEVKEKRHEELGLSDEQVLEMFRTMLLARKIDERMWLLNRAGKIPFVISCQGQEAAQVGAAFALDREKDYALPYYRDMGVVLAFGMTAKELMLSAFAKAGDPNSGGRQMPGHFGQKKNRIVTGSSPVTTQVPHAVGIALAGKMEKKDLVTFVTFGEGSSNQGDFHEGANFAGVHKLPVIFMCENNKYAISIPVEKQLACKNVSDRAIGYGMPGYTIDGNDPLAVYKAVKEAADRGRRGEGPTLIETVSYRLTAHSSDDDDRVYRDKEEVEEAKKKDSIITFAAYLKEVGVLTEEFEKQMLDEIMHIVNEATEYAENAPYAAPEDALKHVYAE, via the coding sequence ATGGCAGAAGTAAAAGAAAAGCGCCATGAAGAGCTTGGCTTAAGTGATGAGCAAGTATTAGAAATGTTCCGTACGATGTTACTTGCACGTAAAATCGACGAACGTATGTGGTTATTAAACCGTGCAGGTAAAATTCCATTCGTAATTTCTTGTCAAGGACAAGAGGCTGCACAAGTTGGAGCAGCGTTCGCTCTTGATAGAGAGAAAGATTATGCATTACCATACTACCGTGATATGGGTGTTGTACTAGCGTTTGGTATGACAGCTAAAGAGCTTATGTTGTCAGCTTTCGCGAAAGCTGGAGATCCAAACTCTGGTGGTCGTCAAATGCCTGGTCACTTCGGTCAAAAGAAAAACCGTATTGTTACAGGTTCATCTCCAGTAACAACACAAGTACCTCATGCAGTTGGTATTGCATTAGCTGGAAAAATGGAGAAGAAAGATTTAGTAACGTTCGTTACATTCGGAGAAGGCTCTTCAAACCAAGGTGATTTCCATGAAGGTGCAAACTTTGCTGGTGTACACAAACTACCTGTTATTTTCATGTGTGAAAATAATAAATATGCAATCTCTATTCCGGTTGAAAAACAATTAGCATGTAAAAACGTATCAGATCGTGCAATTGGTTACGGTATGCCTGGATATACAATAGACGGAAACGATCCGCTTGCAGTATATAAAGCTGTAAAAGAAGCAGCAGACCGCGGTCGTCGTGGTGAAGGCCCGACTTTAATTGAAACAGTATCATATCGTTTAACAGCGCATTCTAGTGACGACGATGATCGTGTTTACCGTGATAAAGAAGAAGTAGAAGAAGCGAAGAAAAAAGATTCAATAATAACATTTGCAGCTTATTTAAAAGAAGTTGGCGTGTTAACTGAGGAATTTGAAAAACAAATGTTAGATGAAATTATGCATATCGTAAACGAAGCAACAGAATATGCAGAAAATGCTCCGTATGCAGCACCTGAAGATGCATTGAAGCACGTATACGCAGAATAG